GTTTTTAATCAAGAGGGTAAGAAAAATGGCAATTGAGCCATTGATCTTGTTATTAATAGAAAAGTTTTAAATGGAGTTGTAAGATATAACAATAAAAATTCTACTGCATTTAATTTAGAAAATAAAAGGTTGTTTTTTCTTTTAATTCTAATGTTTTATTAGTTCATTCATCGGACAATGAAATATATTTCATTCAAATATAATGGCAAAAAATATTTCACTAAAGAACCAAGCAAAAAATATTTGAGTTTTTCAAAAATGTGAGCACTCGAAAGAGGACTTGATATTTCAATATCTGCCGTTACAAAGTTAGCTTTTCTTTATAAAAAAGCGGTTCATTTTTTAAAACAATGCAAGAATATATGATTAAATTTAATAGACTTCTTACAAGTAAAAATGTAGATTCTATTAATATTGAAAAAGCGCTTTTATAGTATATATTAAATAAAATATTTATAATTTTAGTCTTGTATTTTTATCTTGATTATCAAAAATACAAAAATTTAAATTAAAATGCACCATAAACATAGTGCATTATATTATTTGAATGATTGAGCGTTTGAGTTTTCAGCTGTTAAAGGATAAGATTTTTTTAATAACTCTTGAATATTATCACCTTGTTGTGGTTCTTTTTCAGTTAAAATAAGATTTACAACCTTGTATTCTGTTGTATGTTCTTTTTGTTCAGTATCAAAAGCAATTTTGAAACGTACTTTCGCCTTTATTTTTTCGCTTTGAATTTCAACAGGAGTTCCTACTGCTGTGATGTGGTGTTCTTTATTAGGTGTACCATCATTATATTTATATGAAACAATGGCAAAAATAATAATTTTCTTTGATGTATCTAATGAACTTTCTTTTTTTACATTTAACTCAATAGTTGCATTATCTGCTTTTTTATCAATTACTGAAAATGTTAATTCTTTTGTATATTTACTCTCATCATCAGTATTCATTTCTGGTGTTGGAGTTGAATTGTTGTCAGTTTTAGCACACGCAATAGCCACAAGTGGTGTAGCAATTAAAGAACCTACGGTTCCAAATAAAAATAATTTTCTCTTCATTTTTTTCCTTTTTATAATTTTTATATTTTTCGTTTCCATATATTTATACTTGAAAAAAAAAAAAAAAAAAACATTAAGTAAAATCTTCGCTAAATTGTGGAAAAAATGAGAAAATATTATAAATTTAGAGAAAAATATAAAAAACTACTTACGTAGCTTTTTCTATAAACCAAACATTTTTGGATCAAATCCTCCACCACCATTTTTTAGTTTTTTGCCCATTTCACTCATTCTTTTAACCATCGCATCATAATCAGCTAATAGTTTATTGAATTCTTGTGCTGTTCTTCCACTTCCTTTGAGAATTCTTTCTTTTCTAGAATTTTGTCTTAATAATTTTGGGTTTTTTCTTTCTTTAATTGTCATAGATGACATTAAAATTTGAAAGTAATACATTTTTTCTTCTGCTTTATCAATTTGGTCTTGATTTATTTTTGAAGCAAGATTGCCTGGAAGCATTTTTAAAATTTTTCCAAATTTCCCCATATTTTTAACTTGCATGATTTGTTCAAGCAAATCATCTAGAGTAAACTCGCCAGAGAACATTTTATAAATCATTTTGGTGGCTTTATCTTCATCAATTACATCTTGAGCTTTCTCAATTAAGCTTAAGACATCACCCATACCAAGGATTCTATCTGCCATTCTATCAGGATGGAAAATGTCAAGGTTTGAAACTTTTTCCCCTGTACCAATAAATTTAATTGGTATATTTAAAATATATCTCAAACTTAATGCAGCACCACCACGAGCATCTGAGTCCAATTTGTTAATGATAGTTCCTGTTAATTTTAATTTATCATGGAATGTTTGAGCAACGTTAATAATGTCTTGCCCAGATAAAGCATCAGCAACAAAAAATATTTCATCAGGATGAGATATTTTTTTAACCCTTAATAATTCGTCCATTAATGGTTCATCAATTGATAATCTACCAGCAGTATCTATAATTATAAGATCATTATTATTTTCTTTTGCTCTATTTAAAGCGTTAGTGACAATTTGATCTACTGAGACATCTACTCCTTCTTCATAATAATCAATTTGAATACCTTTTGCTAATGTAATTAATTGGTCAACAGCAGCAGGTCTATAAATATCAGCAGCGACTACTAAAGGGTTATTAATAATTTTCTTCTTCTTTAAAAAATATGCTATTTTAGCTGTTGAGGTAGTTTTTCCTGATCCTTGTAGACCACACATCATTATTACATATGGTCTTTTATCGACTTTTAATTCATTAGATTTACCACCTAAAATATTAACAAGCTCTTCATGCAAAATTTTAATGAAATACTGAGAGGGATTTAATTTTTTTAGGTTTGGATCATTCAAAGCTTTTTCTTTAACATTATTAATAAACTCTTTTACCACTTTTAAATTAACGTCTGCTTCAAGCAAGGCAAGTTTAATATCTCTAGTTACTTCTAAAATATCAGCCTCACTTAGATTTATTTTTTTAGACACTTTATCAAGTGTTTTTTGTATTCTTTTTTCTAAAAATCCTAACATATAATAATTTTATCATAACTTATTATTTGCTATAATTTTATAATGATAGAACTTATTGTTAAATATCCAGAAAGAGTAGATAAATATATTGCGAATAATTCTGATATTACACGTAATGATATTAAACTTCTTATTCAAGAAGGAGCAGTGTTTGTAGATGGAATAAAGGTTAATAAACCAAAGTTTGAAGTAAAAGAAAATCAATTAATTAAAGTTATTAAAGTAATTGATAAAGAGATTAATATTATTCCTGAAAATATTGAACTTAACATAATTTATGATGATGAATATTTGTGTATTATTGATAAACCAAGTGGTTTAGTTGTACATCCTTCACCTGGACATACATCTAAAACTTTAGTAAATGGTCTTTTGTATCATTTTAAAAATAATCTTTCTAATGAAAACGGCTTATTAAGGCCTGGAATTGTACATAGAATTGATAAAGATACTAGCGGTTTATTAATTATTGCTAAAAATAATTTAGTTCATAATAAGCTTGCTGAAATGTTTGCAACTCATAATGTAAATAGAAAATATTTAGCAATTTGCGATGGAATATTAGAAGATAAAAAATTAAGACTTAATTTACCAATCGGAAGAAGTGTTAAGGATCGTCAAAAAATGACAATAACAAATATTAATTCTAAACCAGCGATTACTAATGTAACCTTGCTAAAAAGTTTTTATTTAAATAATCAACCTAAATCATTAGTTAAATGTGAACTTGAAACAGGAAGAACCCATCAAATAAGAGTTCATTTAAAATATATAAAAAATCCAGTTTATGGAGATCCATTGTATAATAAAGAAGTAGATAATTTCGGGCAAAGATTACATGCTTATAAATTAGAATTCTTTCATCCAATAACAAGTAAAGCAATGAGT
This DNA window, taken from Mycoplasmopsis cynos, encodes the following:
- a CDS encoding RluA family pseudouridine synthase, yielding MIELIVKYPERVDKYIANNSDITRNDIKLLIQEGAVFVDGIKVNKPKFEVKENQLIKVIKVIDKEINIIPENIELNIIYDDEYLCIIDKPSGLVVHPSPGHTSKTLVNGLLYHFKNNLSNENGLLRPGIVHRIDKDTSGLLIIAKNNLVHNKLAEMFATHNVNRKYLAICDGILEDKKLRLNLPIGRSVKDRQKMTITNINSKPAITNVTLLKSFYLNNQPKSLVKCELETGRTHQIRVHLKYIKNPVYGDPLYNKEVDNFGQRLHAYKLEFFHPITSKAMSFYSMPPKEFEIADFDYDEFLKGE
- the ffh gene encoding signal recognition particle protein, whose amino-acid sequence is MLGFLEKRIQKTLDKVSKKINLSEADILEVTRDIKLALLEADVNLKVVKEFINNVKEKALNDPNLKKLNPSQYFIKILHEELVNILGGKSNELKVDKRPYVIMMCGLQGSGKTTSTAKIAYFLKKKKIINNPLVVAADIYRPAAVDQLITLAKGIQIDYYEEGVDVSVDQIVTNALNRAKENNNDLIIIDTAGRLSIDEPLMDELLRVKKISHPDEIFFVADALSGQDIINVAQTFHDKLKLTGTIINKLDSDARGGAALSLRYILNIPIKFIGTGEKVSNLDIFHPDRMADRILGMGDVLSLIEKAQDVIDEDKATKMIYKMFSGEFTLDDLLEQIMQVKNMGKFGKILKMLPGNLASKINQDQIDKAEEKMYYFQILMSSMTIKERKNPKLLRQNSRKERILKGSGRTAQEFNKLLADYDAMVKRMSEMGKKLKNGGGGFDPKMFGL
- a CDS encoding variable surface lipoprotein; this translates as MKRKLFLFGTVGSLIATPLVAIACAKTDNNSTPTPEMNTDDESKYTKELTFSVIDKKADNATIELNVKKESSLDTSKKIIIFAIVSYKYNDGTPNKEHHITAVGTPVEIQSEKIKAKVRFKIAFDTEQKEHTTEYKVVNLILTEKEPQQGDNIQELLKKSYPLTAENSNAQSFK